The following proteins are encoded in a genomic region of Saccharopolyspora antimicrobica:
- a CDS encoding gluconeogenesis factor YvcK family protein, with the protein MSAELRAVALGGGHGLQATLSALRRITSDVTAVVTVADDGGSSGRLRRELGLLPPGDLRKALAALSDSDPDGQLWSTVFEHRFGGSGALAGHAVGNLVLAGLLEVLDDPVRVLDQACRLLGVRGRVLPMSTEPLDMSADVVGLDSDPDAVRTIRGQVAIASTPGRVKQVSLQAAGGARPAACPEAVEAVLSADLVLLGPGSWFTSVLPHLLVPELHEALVRTTARRFVVLNLVPQPGETAGFSPEQHLDVLSQHAPQLRVDAVLADANSVPTPDRLRAAAAELGARTLLDEIAAPAVPGRHDPQALATSLRAALERRTDRWR; encoded by the coding sequence GTGAGCGCCGAGCTGCGCGCGGTCGCCCTCGGCGGCGGGCACGGCCTGCAGGCCACGTTGTCGGCGCTGCGCCGGATCACCTCCGACGTGACGGCCGTGGTGACGGTGGCCGACGACGGCGGTTCGTCCGGCAGGCTGCGCCGCGAGCTGGGCCTGCTGCCGCCCGGTGACCTGCGCAAGGCGCTGGCCGCGCTGTCCGACAGCGATCCCGACGGGCAGCTCTGGTCGACGGTGTTCGAGCACCGCTTCGGCGGCAGCGGCGCGCTGGCCGGGCACGCGGTGGGCAACCTCGTGCTGGCCGGGCTGCTGGAGGTGCTCGACGACCCGGTGCGGGTGCTCGACCAGGCCTGCCGGCTGCTCGGCGTGCGGGGCCGGGTGCTGCCGATGTCCACTGAGCCGCTGGACATGTCCGCCGACGTCGTCGGGCTGGACTCCGATCCGGACGCGGTGCGGACCATTCGCGGACAGGTCGCCATCGCCAGTACGCCCGGTCGGGTGAAACAGGTGAGTTTGCAGGCGGCCGGTGGGGCCCGCCCGGCAGCCTGTCCGGAAGCGGTCGAGGCGGTGCTCTCGGCGGACTTGGTGCTGCTCGGACCGGGTTCGTGGTTCACCAGCGTGCTGCCGCACCTGCTGGTCCCGGAGCTGCACGAGGCGCTGGTGCGCACCACCGCACGCCGGTTCGTGGTGCTAAACCTGGTGCCGCAACCCGGTGAGACGGCGGGCTTCTCACCCGAACAGCACCTGGACGTACTCTCGCAGCACGCACCGCAGCTGCGGGTCGACGCCGTGCTGGCCGACGCGAACTCGGTCCCCACCCCGGACCGGCTCCGCGCCGCGGCTGCCGAACTGGGTGCGCGGACCCTGCTGGACGAGATCGCGGCACCCGCCGTGCCGGGACGGCACGATCCGCAGGCGCTCGCGACGAGCCTGCGGGCCGCACTGGAGAGGAGGACGGACCGGTGGCGATGA
- the rapZ gene encoding RNase adapter RapZ, which yields MTEESGIEVAVVSGLSGAGRSTAAKCLEDLGWFVVDNLPPELIATMVELGARSSGAITRVAVVMDVRSRAFTEDLGAVIKDLDARGYKPKVLFLEATDEVLIRRFEGVRRSHPLQGEGRLADGIAAERSLLSRLRSEADLVLDTSNLSVHQLRSKIEDAFGTEASTRTRVTVLSFGYKYGLPMDADLVMDCRFLPNPFWIPELREFNGLDDEVRHYVLGQEGAEEFLQSYQQLLRLVGAGYHREGKRYLTLALGCTGGKHRSVALTEELARRLAEDDGMMVKTVHRDLGRE from the coding sequence GTGACTGAGGAGTCGGGCATCGAGGTCGCCGTCGTCAGCGGCCTGTCCGGAGCGGGCCGCAGCACCGCGGCCAAGTGCCTGGAGGACCTGGGCTGGTTCGTGGTGGACAACCTGCCGCCCGAGCTGATCGCGACCATGGTCGAGCTGGGGGCGCGCTCCAGCGGCGCGATCACCCGCGTCGCGGTCGTGATGGACGTGCGCAGCCGAGCGTTCACCGAGGACCTGGGCGCGGTGATCAAGGACCTGGACGCCCGCGGCTACAAGCCGAAGGTGCTGTTCCTGGAGGCCACCGACGAGGTGCTGATCCGCCGCTTCGAGGGGGTGCGGCGCAGCCACCCGCTGCAGGGGGAGGGGCGGCTGGCCGACGGCATCGCCGCCGAGCGCTCGCTGCTGTCCCGGCTGCGCTCCGAGGCCGACCTGGTGCTGGACACCTCGAACCTGTCGGTGCACCAGCTGCGGTCCAAGATCGAGGACGCCTTCGGCACCGAGGCCAGCACCCGCACCCGCGTCACGGTGCTGTCCTTCGGCTACAAGTACGGCCTGCCGATGGACGCCGACCTGGTGATGGACTGCCGGTTCCTGCCGAACCCGTTCTGGATCCCCGAGCTGCGCGAGTTCAACGGCCTCGACGACGAGGTCCGCCACTACGTGCTCGGCCAGGAAGGCGCCGAGGAGTTCCTGCAGAGCTACCAGCAGCTGCTGCGGCTGGTCGGCGCCGGCTACCACCGCGAGGGCAAGCGGTACCTGACGCTGGCGCTGGGCTGCACCGGCGGCAAGCACCGCAGCGTCGCGCTCACCGAGGAGCTGGCCCGCCGCCTGGCCGAGGACGACGGGATGATGGTCAAGACGGTGCACCGGGACCTGGGGCGCGAGTGA
- a CDS encoding dihydroorotate dehydrogenase, producing the protein MRDVPAEPGVRLGDIRLRNRLVTSSSLLGYGVANAKVMAYGMSPISNFVRLERFGAVTTRTVTVEPREGHFTTKDDWALNELPALLKRYGQALRQVDGGWLNAFGWCNVGIDAYLRDYYPRTREQNTIISVGGFSAEEFVTLVDKVNAAVPAGEIAAVEFNVSCHNVNFDFDQIIESVLAEAVPRSNHPVILKLSPDYGYVAHARLAAKHGVSALTAINTVKGLRLDPNTGQPLLKNGFGGLSGRAIKPIGLRVVKELRDADVTLPIIATGGIRSFDDCREYFWAGADAVSLGSASWFASYPGYALSPLYGARIRNLLRRIENYEPPAR; encoded by the coding sequence GTGCGAGACGTTCCGGCCGAACCCGGCGTTCGGCTCGGCGACATCAGACTGCGCAACCGCCTGGTGACCTCGTCCAGCCTGCTGGGCTACGGCGTGGCCAACGCCAAGGTGATGGCCTACGGCATGAGCCCGATCTCGAACTTCGTGCGGCTGGAGCGCTTCGGCGCGGTCACCACCCGCACCGTCACCGTCGAGCCCCGCGAAGGGCACTTCACCACCAAGGACGACTGGGCGCTCAACGAGCTGCCCGCGCTGCTCAAGCGCTACGGCCAGGCGCTGCGGCAGGTCGACGGCGGCTGGCTCAACGCGTTCGGCTGGTGCAACGTCGGCATCGACGCCTACCTGCGCGACTACTACCCGCGCACCCGCGAGCAGAACACCATCATCTCCGTCGGCGGGTTCTCCGCCGAGGAGTTCGTCACCCTGGTGGACAAGGTCAACGCCGCGGTGCCCGCCGGTGAGATCGCCGCGGTCGAGTTCAACGTCTCCTGCCACAACGTCAACTTCGACTTCGACCAGATCATCGAGTCGGTGCTGGCCGAGGCGGTGCCGCGCAGCAACCACCCGGTAATCCTGAAGCTGTCGCCGGACTACGGCTACGTCGCCCACGCGCGGCTGGCGGCCAAGCACGGGGTGTCCGCGCTGACCGCGATCAACACCGTCAAGGGCCTGCGGCTGGACCCGAACACCGGGCAGCCGCTGCTGAAGAACGGCTTCGGCGGCCTGTCCGGCCGCGCCATCAAGCCGATCGGCCTGCGGGTGGTCAAGGAGCTGCGCGACGCGGACGTGACCCTGCCGATCATCGCCACCGGCGGCATCCGCAGCTTCGACGACTGCCGCGAGTACTTCTGGGCGGGCGCGGACGCGGTGAGCCTCGGCAGCGCCAGCTGGTTCGCCAGCTACCCGGGCTACGCCCTCTCGCCGCTCTACGGAGCCCGCATCCGAAACCTCCTGCGCCGCATCGAGAACTACGAACCCCCGGCCCGCTGA
- a CDS encoding DeoR/GlpR family DNA-binding transcription regulator: MESSERTSTIVERLRLAERVTVAELAEATGCSEMTIRRDLDQLAEQGVLRRVRGGAVSFLRGHSAPFPLRERDEVAVKQRLAAAVDELITDCESVILDSGTTTLEVARRLAHRRLTAIPLDLHAANALSNVPQVDLLLPGGRTKPGELSFTGHLAEASLRALRVDTTVLGVCGLSAKHGLTAHDLEEVPVKQAAVDAAQRVVAVCHGAKFARTGLGLVCPVTDLDVVVTDASAPEEARAELAAAGVEVRVV; this comes from the coding sequence GTGGAGAGTTCGGAACGCACATCGACGATCGTTGAACGGCTGCGCCTGGCCGAGCGCGTCACGGTTGCCGAGCTGGCCGAGGCGACCGGCTGCTCGGAGATGACCATCCGCCGCGACCTCGACCAACTCGCCGAGCAGGGCGTCCTGCGCCGGGTGCGCGGCGGCGCGGTGAGCTTCCTGCGCGGCCATTCCGCGCCGTTCCCGCTGCGCGAGCGCGACGAGGTGGCCGTCAAGCAGCGGCTGGCCGCAGCCGTCGACGAGCTGATCACCGACTGCGAATCGGTGATCCTCGACTCCGGCACCACGACGCTGGAGGTCGCCAGGCGCCTCGCGCACCGCCGGCTCACCGCCATCCCGCTCGACCTGCACGCGGCGAACGCCCTGAGCAACGTGCCGCAAGTGGACCTGCTGCTGCCGGGTGGACGCACCAAGCCGGGCGAGCTGTCGTTCACCGGTCACCTCGCGGAGGCCTCGCTCCGCGCGCTGCGGGTGGACACCACGGTCCTCGGCGTGTGCGGGCTGTCCGCCAAGCACGGCCTCACCGCCCACGACCTGGAGGAAGTGCCGGTGAAGCAGGCCGCGGTGGACGCCGCCCAGCGCGTCGTCGCGGTGTGCCACGGGGCGAAGTTCGCCCGCACCGGCCTGGGGCTGGTCTGCCCGGTCACCGATCTCGACGTGGTCGTCACCGACGCCTCCGCGCCGGAGGAGGCCCGCGCCGAGCTCGCCGCAGCCGGGGTGGAGGTGCGCGTTGTCTGA
- a CDS encoding MBL fold metallo-hydrolase, producing the protein MNTDNAHPDRGVLSEVAPGVHAWVQPDGSWWINNAGAVFGDDGAVLVDTCATARRTQRFLDAVRAAGGDVPIRFAVNTHLHGDHTHGNALLPDSTVLIGHPATRDGILADTILRDPPPVWAPTPEWGIAEHRAPSVLLEDSLVLHVGGRRIELHHPGHPAHTSGDVVAWVPDAQVLFTGDLIFHGVTPLVFMGSVEGALKSLDWLAGFRARTVVPGHGPVLPGPSFPRVLEDQARYYRFVLDTARQARTDGLTPLEAARRCDLGEFASWPDPERIVMNLHRAYADADDTEVDLAAAFADAVTYNGGPLRTAV; encoded by the coding sequence GTGAACACCGACAACGCCCATCCCGATCGCGGGGTCCTGTCCGAGGTCGCCCCCGGAGTGCACGCCTGGGTCCAGCCGGACGGCAGCTGGTGGATCAACAACGCCGGAGCGGTGTTCGGCGACGACGGCGCGGTGCTGGTGGACACCTGCGCGACCGCGCGGCGCACGCAGCGCTTCCTGGACGCCGTGCGCGCGGCGGGCGGTGACGTGCCGATCCGGTTCGCGGTGAACACCCACCTGCACGGCGATCACACGCACGGCAACGCCCTGCTCCCGGACTCGACCGTCCTCATCGGACACCCGGCGACCCGGGACGGCATCCTGGCCGACACGATCCTGCGGGACCCGCCGCCGGTGTGGGCCCCGACGCCGGAGTGGGGCATCGCCGAGCACCGCGCTCCCTCGGTGCTGCTGGAGGATTCGCTGGTGCTGCACGTCGGCGGCCGCCGGATCGAACTGCACCACCCGGGGCACCCCGCGCACACCTCCGGCGACGTGGTGGCGTGGGTGCCGGACGCTCAGGTGCTGTTCACCGGCGACCTGATCTTCCACGGCGTGACCCCGCTGGTGTTCATGGGATCGGTGGAAGGCGCGCTGAAATCGCTGGACTGGCTGGCGGGTTTCCGCGCGAGAACGGTGGTCCCGGGCCACGGGCCGGTGCTGCCCGGCCCGTCGTTCCCGCGCGTGCTGGAGGACCAGGCCCGCTACTACCGCTTCGTCCTGGACACCGCCCGCCAGGCCCGCACCGACGGTCTGACCCCGCTGGAAGCGGCCCGGCGCTGCGACCTCGGCGAGTTCGCGAGCTGGCCGGACCCGGAGCGCATCGTCATGAACCTGCACCGCGCCTACGCCGACGCCGACGACACCGAGGTCGACCTCGCAGCGGCCTTCGCGGACGCGGTCACCTACAACGGCGGCCCCCTCCGGACCGCCGTCTGA
- the whiA gene encoding DNA-binding protein WhiA, translated as MAMTAAVKDELSRLSVTKTCCRRAEVSSLLRFAGGLHIVAGRVVVEAELDSGSTARRLRKEIHELFGHQSDVHVITSGGLRKGTRYVVRVVRDGEGLARQTGLLDPRGRPVRGLPAHVVSGGACDSEAAWRGAFLAHGSLTEPGRSSSMEVTCPGPEAALALVGAARRIGVAAKSREVRGADRVVVRDGDAIGALLTRLGAHSSVLAWEERRMRREVRATANRLANFDDANLRRSARAAVAAAARVERALELLGPTAPEHLLVAGRLRLAHRQASLEELGQLADPPMTKDAVAGRIRRLLAMADKRARELGVPDTESAVTVEMLEADA; from the coding sequence GTGGCGATGACCGCGGCGGTCAAGGACGAGTTGAGCCGGTTGTCGGTGACCAAGACGTGCTGCCGACGAGCCGAGGTGTCCTCGTTGCTGCGCTTCGCCGGCGGGCTGCACATCGTCGCCGGCCGGGTGGTGGTCGAGGCCGAGCTGGACAGCGGCTCCACGGCGCGCAGGCTCCGCAAGGAGATCCACGAGCTGTTCGGGCACCAGTCCGACGTGCACGTGATCACCTCCGGCGGGCTGCGCAAGGGCACCCGCTACGTGGTGCGCGTGGTGCGCGACGGGGAGGGCCTGGCCCGGCAGACCGGACTGCTGGACCCGCGGGGCCGACCGGTGCGCGGGCTGCCCGCGCACGTCGTCTCGGGCGGGGCCTGCGATTCCGAAGCCGCCTGGCGCGGCGCGTTCCTGGCGCACGGCTCGCTGACCGAGCCCGGGCGCTCCTCGTCGATGGAGGTCACCTGCCCCGGTCCGGAAGCGGCGCTGGCGCTGGTCGGCGCGGCCCGGCGGATCGGGGTGGCGGCGAAGTCCCGCGAGGTGCGCGGCGCGGACCGGGTGGTGGTCCGCGACGGCGACGCGATCGGCGCGCTGCTGACCCGGCTCGGCGCGCACTCCAGCGTGCTGGCCTGGGAGGAGCGGCGGATGCGCCGCGAGGTGCGGGCCACCGCCAACCGGCTGGCCAACTTCGACGACGCGAACCTGCGCCGCTCGGCGCGCGCGGCCGTCGCGGCGGCGGCCCGGGTGGAGCGGGCGCTGGAGCTGCTGGGCCCGACGGCACCGGAGCACCTGCTGGTCGCGGGACGGCTGCGGCTGGCGCACCGGCAGGCCTCGCTGGAGGAGCTCGGGCAGCTGGCCGACCCGCCGATGACCAAGGACGCGGTGGCCGGCCGGATCCGCCGCCTGCTGGCGATGGCCGACAAGCGCGCCCGCGAACTCGGCGTTCCGGACACCGAATCCGCCGTCACCGTGGAAATGCTCGAAGCCGACGCGTGA
- the uvrC gene encoding excinuclease ABC subunit UvrC, which yields MADPSTYRPAPGTIPDAPGVYRFHDAGGRVIYVGKAKSLRSRLSSYFADLAGLHPRTRQMVTTATGVQWTVVGTEVEALQLEYSWIKEYDPKFNVRYRDDKSYPVLAVTLHEEYPRLHVYRGPRRKGVRYFGPYAHAWAIRETLDLLLRVFPARTCSGGVFKRHSQIGRPCLLGYIGKCSAPCVGRVDAEEHRTIVEDFCDFLAGHTDQLMRKLDKEMQTASAELEFERAARLRDDLEALRRAMEKQAVVLGDGTDADVVAFAEDELAAAVQVFHIRGGRVRGQRGWVIDKVAKADGAEMDTSELTSQFLTQFYGEQASLADQADAGGTPVPREVLVPQLPGDAETIAGWLSELRGSRVSLRVPQRGDKRALMETVERNAKEAFQQYKLRRAGDLTARSAALQELQEALALDTAPLRIECIDVSHVQGSDVVASLVVFEDGVPRKSEYRRFEVREGAEGGDVGSIDEVVRRRFHRYLSETGKSAEAEPSAVDPDTGRPKKFAYPPNLLVIDGGGPQANAAADALTEMGITDVAVIGLAKRLEEVWLPADPDPVILARTSEALYLLQRVRDEAHRFAIAYHRKKRGKRMTSSTLDAIPGLGETRRTALLKHFGSVRKLRQAGVDEIAAVPGIGRRTAETVHSALAADGGAGQGPVTENAEGESSD from the coding sequence GTGGCCGATCCGTCCACCTACCGACCCGCTCCCGGCACGATCCCGGACGCCCCCGGCGTTTACCGGTTCCACGACGCCGGTGGCCGGGTGATCTACGTCGGCAAGGCGAAGAGCCTGCGCAGCAGGCTGTCGTCGTACTTCGCCGACCTGGCCGGGCTGCACCCGCGCACCCGCCAGATGGTCACCACCGCCACCGGGGTGCAGTGGACCGTCGTCGGCACCGAGGTCGAGGCGCTGCAGCTGGAGTACTCCTGGATCAAGGAGTACGACCCGAAGTTCAACGTCCGCTACCGCGACGACAAGTCCTACCCGGTGCTCGCCGTGACGCTGCACGAGGAGTACCCGCGGCTGCACGTCTACCGCGGCCCGCGCCGCAAGGGCGTGCGGTACTTCGGCCCGTACGCGCACGCGTGGGCCATCCGCGAGACCCTCGACCTGCTGCTGCGGGTGTTCCCGGCGCGGACCTGCTCCGGCGGGGTGTTCAAGCGGCACTCCCAGATCGGCAGGCCGTGCCTGCTCGGCTACATCGGCAAGTGCTCGGCGCCGTGCGTCGGCCGGGTCGACGCCGAGGAGCACCGCACCATCGTCGAGGACTTCTGCGACTTCCTGGCCGGGCACACCGACCAGCTGATGCGCAAGCTCGACAAGGAGATGCAGACCGCCTCCGCCGAGCTGGAGTTCGAGCGCGCCGCGCGGCTGCGCGACGACCTGGAGGCGCTGCGCCGCGCGATGGAGAAGCAGGCGGTGGTGCTCGGCGACGGCACCGACGCCGATGTGGTCGCCTTCGCCGAGGACGAGCTGGCCGCCGCCGTGCAGGTCTTCCACATCCGCGGCGGCCGGGTGCGCGGTCAGCGCGGCTGGGTGATCGACAAGGTCGCCAAGGCTGATGGTGCAGAGATGGACACCTCAGAATTGACCTCGCAGTTCCTCACCCAGTTCTACGGCGAGCAGGCGTCGCTGGCCGACCAGGCCGACGCCGGTGGCACGCCGGTCCCGCGCGAAGTGCTGGTGCCGCAGCTGCCCGGCGACGCCGAGACGATCGCCGGGTGGCTCAGCGAGCTGCGCGGCAGCCGGGTGAGCCTGCGGGTGCCGCAGCGCGGCGACAAGCGGGCGCTGATGGAGACCGTCGAGCGCAACGCCAAGGAGGCCTTCCAGCAGTACAAGCTGCGCCGCGCCGGTGACCTGACCGCGCGCTCGGCGGCGCTGCAGGAGCTGCAGGAGGCGCTGGCGCTGGACACCGCGCCGCTGCGCATCGAGTGCATCGACGTCAGCCACGTGCAGGGCAGCGATGTGGTCGCCTCGCTGGTGGTGTTCGAGGACGGCGTGCCGCGCAAGTCCGAGTACCGCCGCTTCGAGGTCCGCGAGGGCGCCGAGGGCGGCGACGTGGGCTCCATCGACGAGGTGGTGCGCCGCCGCTTCCACCGCTACCTCAGCGAGACCGGCAAGTCCGCCGAGGCCGAACCGTCGGCCGTCGACCCGGACACCGGCCGCCCGAAGAAGTTCGCCTACCCGCCGAACCTGCTGGTCATCGACGGCGGCGGCCCGCAGGCCAACGCCGCGGCCGACGCGCTCACCGAGATGGGCATCACCGACGTCGCGGTGATCGGCCTGGCCAAGCGGCTGGAGGAGGTGTGGCTGCCCGCCGATCCCGACCCGGTGATCCTGGCGCGCACCAGCGAAGCGCTCTACCTGCTGCAACGGGTCCGCGACGAGGCGCACCGCTTCGCCATCGCCTACCACCGCAAGAAGCGCGGCAAGCGCATGACAAGCTCCACATTGGACGCGATTCCGGGACTGGGCGAGACCCGCCGCACGGCGCTGCTCAAGCACTTCGGTTCGGTGCGCAAGCTGCGCCAGGCCGGGGTGGACGAGATCGCCGCGGTCCCCGGGATCGGCCGCCGCACCGCCGAGACCGTGCACTCGGCGCTGGCGGCGGACGGGGGAGCCGGGCAGGGCCCGGTGACGGAGAACGCTGAAGGGGAGAGCAGTGACTGA
- a CDS encoding glycoside hydrolase family 172 protein, with the protein MGGYGDFGSSLRDLPRLRTSRRGRVSSWDRTGGNTDNFRVEPGQTRELADIQGPGVITHIWCTVALDHVGKPAELEGDYLRRLVLKITWDDQSQPAVLVPLGDFFGMGHGLSANFVSAPLQMSPQDGKGFNCWFAMPFAGRARFELISEMSVKPVTFYFYIDYETYAEADPELGYFHAQWRRQNPTDGVEQGDQTNEEFLFGGTNIGGEGNYVILEAEGRGHYVGTVLNVHNLRHTSEWNWYGEGDDMFFIDGEAWPPRLHGTGTEDYFNTAWCPTQQYQAPYHGLTMAGGRNWSGQVSYYRFHVEDPVVFDESIRVTIEHGHANKRSDDVSSVAYWYQTLPALPVTLAPVEDRIPRPL; encoded by the coding sequence TTGGGCGGTTACGGAGATTTCGGGAGCAGTTTGCGCGACCTGCCCCGGTTGCGGACCAGCAGGCGCGGCCGGGTGTCCAGCTGGGACCGGACCGGCGGCAACACCGACAACTTCCGCGTCGAACCGGGGCAGACCCGGGAGCTGGCCGACATCCAGGGGCCCGGCGTGATCACCCACATCTGGTGCACTGTGGCGCTCGACCACGTCGGCAAGCCCGCCGAGCTGGAGGGGGACTACCTGCGCAGGCTCGTCCTCAAGATCACCTGGGACGACCAGTCGCAGCCGGCCGTGCTGGTGCCGCTGGGCGACTTCTTCGGCATGGGCCACGGGCTCAGCGCCAACTTCGTGTCCGCGCCGCTGCAGATGAGCCCGCAGGACGGCAAGGGCTTCAACTGCTGGTTCGCCATGCCCTTCGCCGGGCGCGCCCGCTTCGAGCTGATCAGCGAGATGAGCGTCAAGCCGGTGACGTTCTACTTCTACATCGACTACGAGACCTACGCCGAGGCCGATCCGGAACTGGGTTACTTCCACGCGCAGTGGCGGCGGCAGAACCCCACCGACGGCGTCGAGCAGGGCGACCAGACCAACGAGGAATTCCTCTTCGGCGGCACCAACATCGGCGGCGAGGGCAACTACGTGATCCTGGAGGCCGAGGGCCGCGGGCACTACGTCGGCACCGTGCTCAACGTGCACAACCTCCGCCACACCAGCGAGTGGAACTGGTACGGCGAGGGCGATGACATGTTCTTCATCGACGGCGAGGCGTGGCCGCCGCGCCTGCACGGCACCGGCACCGAGGACTACTTCAACACCGCGTGGTGCCCGACCCAGCAGTACCAGGCGCCCTACCACGGCCTGACCATGGCGGGCGGCCGGAACTGGAGCGGCCAGGTCTCCTACTACCGGTTCCACGTGGAGGACCCGGTGGTGTTCGACGAGTCGATCCGGGTGACCATCGAGCACGGCCACGCCAACAAGCGCTCCGACGACGTCTCCTCGGTCGCCTACTGGTACCAGACCCTCCCGGCCCTCCCGGTCACCCTCGCCCCGGTCGAAGACCGCATCCCGCGCCCCCTGTGA
- a CDS encoding MFS transporter, translated as MSETSVVVPQRARWAVTAYFVSTGAALGTWTGRIPAIKQDLGLDEGQVTLALFAVAAGSVLAMQAVGHLADRYGSARVLRPAGLAMAASLLVPGFAGSLPVLLVGLLLFGAGHGTVDVAMNTHAMQVQRGYGRPIVSTFHAMFSVGGLLGAGAGALAAHASIGVGAHFALVGAALAAVLLMAGRELLPPEAQVRSGSAPRQRGISPGILFLGVLAFFCSVGEGSMADWSPLYLHDVLETGPAVAAIGYAVFSAMMAVFRFLGDFLVTRLGPVVLVRCCGAIAGTGLGTALLLHHPVAAIIGFALFGIGLSCIIPQVFSAAGSRDPSRSGRDLAQVSTLGYGGLLAGPVVIGLISSWTDLSIGLAVPAALALLVALSAPAVRPR; from the coding sequence TTGTCTGAGACGAGCGTCGTGGTCCCGCAGCGGGCGCGCTGGGCCGTCACGGCCTACTTCGTGAGCACCGGTGCGGCGCTGGGCACCTGGACCGGGCGGATCCCGGCGATCAAGCAGGACCTCGGCCTGGACGAGGGCCAGGTGACGCTGGCGCTGTTCGCGGTCGCGGCCGGTTCGGTGCTGGCGATGCAGGCCGTCGGGCACCTCGCCGACCGGTACGGCAGCGCCCGGGTGCTGAGGCCCGCCGGGCTGGCGATGGCGGCGAGCCTGCTGGTACCGGGCTTCGCGGGCAGCCTGCCGGTGCTGCTGGTGGGCCTGCTGCTGTTCGGCGCCGGGCACGGGACCGTCGACGTGGCCATGAACACCCACGCGATGCAGGTGCAGCGCGGCTACGGGCGGCCGATCGTGAGCACGTTCCACGCGATGTTCAGCGTCGGCGGCCTGCTGGGCGCCGGGGCCGGTGCCCTGGCCGCCCACGCCTCGATCGGTGTGGGCGCGCACTTCGCTCTCGTCGGGGCAGCGCTCGCCGCGGTGCTGCTGATGGCCGGCCGCGAGCTGCTCCCGCCGGAAGCGCAGGTGCGGAGCGGTTCCGCGCCGCGGCAGCGCGGGATCTCGCCGGGCATCCTGTTCCTCGGCGTGCTGGCGTTCTTCTGCTCGGTCGGCGAGGGCTCGATGGCCGACTGGTCGCCGCTGTACCTGCACGACGTGCTGGAGACCGGCCCGGCGGTCGCGGCGATCGGCTACGCGGTGTTCTCCGCGATGATGGCCGTCTTCCGGTTCCTGGGCGACTTCCTGGTCACGCGCCTCGGCCCGGTGGTGCTGGTCCGCTGCTGCGGCGCGATCGCCGGAACCGGCCTGGGCACGGCGCTGCTGCTGCACCACCCGGTGGCGGCGATCATCGGGTTCGCGCTGTTCGGCATCGGGCTCTCGTGCATCATCCCGCAGGTGTTCAGCGCGGCGGGCAGCCGCGATCCGAGCCGCAGCGGCCGGGACCTGGCCCAGGTCAGCACCCTCGGCTACGGCGGCTTGCTGGCCGGCCCGGTGGTGATCGGCCTGATCTCCAGCTGGACCGACCTGAGCATCGGCCTCGCGGTCCCAGCAGCCCTGGCCCTCCTGGTCGCCCTCTCCGCCCCGGCCGTCCGCCCCCGCTGA